The DNA sequence AGTATCATATTGTAATAATCCCCAAATATCGTTACAAGGTTTTTAATAGAGAGATAAGGGAAGCAGTAAGAGATGAAATAAGAAAACTTTGTGTATGGATGAGAGTAGAGATTATTGAAGGGAATGTAAGTAAAGATCATATTCATATGTGTTTAGCAATACCGCCGAAGTATTCTATTTCAGAAGTAATTGGGAAGTTGAAAGGTAAGACAGCGATAAGAATTTTTAATAAGTTTCCTGAATTAAGGCAGAAATATTGGGGCAGTCATTTTTAGAGTAGGGGGTATTACGTAAATACTGTAGGTGAAAATGAAGAAATGATTCGTAAGTACATAAAAGATCAGGATAAACTCTCTAGACTAGAGAATCAAGGAAAACTATTTTAGCTGAGTAAAAAAAGCCCCTATGGGGCTCATCAAGCCCCTACCTCTGGTGGGGGTGGTTGTTGACTTATTTATTTCAACTATTTCAGTCTCGAATAAGACTTCGTCAATGTCTTCTTCTGACATCGTTTTCTCCTTAACTGCCTTCTTCTTGTTTAGTATTCTCATATCTGTTTTCTAAGGCAATCATTTTATGTCACTTAGAATTGTTATTCTAACCTTTTAGACAGCCCCTGGTTGTTGACTGTTCTTTCTCCTCGGCTTAATCCAATAATTCCAAATCCCCTGAATCCAACAATAGGTGTACCAAAGTGATAACAATACAATACCCCATTGTTGAGCTTTAATGGATGTATAAAACCAAAATGGTTGACCAATAAGTCCCACAATAAATCCCCATCGCATCCAATGTTCTCTTCTTGTAACAAGCCAGATAGCTGAACATCCAAATAGTACGATTGCAATTTGAGTAATCAGTTCCAATTATTACCTCCATCTATAAATTGAAAAAGGCGATATCCTATCACCTTACTTTCAACTAATAACATAATGTAGATCCATTATTACCTATATACATTAAATTGTTCATTTCATGCAAGGCGATTTTGGGAGATTGCTGTAGGAGAATTAAATTTTAATAAACTTAACACTTGCCTATTGCCAAGAATTTTTTTTATATCAATGTTAATAATTTCGGTGGTTAATTCTG is a window from the Spirochaetota bacterium genome containing:
- the tnpA gene encoding IS200/IS605 family transposase; this encodes YHIVIIPKYRYKVFNREIREAVRDEIRKLCVWMRVEIIEGNVSKDHIHMCLAIPPKYSISEVIGKLKGKTAIRIFNKFPELRQKYWGSHF